The Cucumis melo cultivar AY chromosome 5, USDA_Cmelo_AY_1.0, whole genome shotgun sequence genome has a segment encoding these proteins:
- the LOC103492222 gene encoding cytochrome P450 CYP73A100-like, with product MASNALFSLFSLLLVSVVTKFIFPISPLAFGITIFLVPLLTYIISSMAISSKLPPGPLSIPIFGNWLQVGNDLNHRLLASFCKRFGSIFLLKLGSKNLVVVSDAELASQVLHAQGVEFGSRPRNVVFDIFTGNGQDMVFTVYGDHWRKMRRIMTLPFFTNKVVHNYSGMWEDEMDFVVRDLKSNKKFQSEGIVIRKRLQLMLYNIMYRMMFDTKFESQDDPLFIEATRFNSERSRLAQSFEYNYGDFIPLLRPFLRGYLNKCRDLQSRRLDFFNKNYVEKRRKIMATNGDKHKITCAMDHIIDAQLKGEISEENVIYIVENINVAAIETTLWSMEWAIAELVNHPEIQHKIREEIANVLKGKEVTESNLHELPYLQATVKETLRLHTPIPLLVPHMNLEEAKLGGYTIPKESKVVVNAWWLANNPEWWKTPEEFRPERFFEEENGTEAVAAGKVDYRFLPFGVGRRSCPGIVLAMPILGLIVAKLVSKFEMKPPSGMNKIDVTEKGGQFSLHIANHSTVVFNPIST from the exons ATGGCTTCCAATGCCTTATTTTCTCTATTTTCACTGCTTCTTGTTTCTGTTGTTACTAAATTCATATTTCCCATATCTCCACTTGCTTTTGGAATAACTATTTTCCTTGTACCTCTCCTCACTTATATCATCTCTTCCATGGCCATCTCCTCCAAGCTTCCTCCTGGCCCACTCTCGATTCCCATTTTTGGCAATTGGCTCCAAGTTGGTAACGATCTCAACCATCGTTTACTTGCTTCCTTTTGCAAGAGATTTGGCTCCATATTCCTCTTGAAGCTTGGCTCCAAGAACCTTGTAGTTGTGTCTGATGCCGAGCTTGCTAGCCAAGTTCTCCATGCTCAGGGTGTCGAGTTTGGCTCTCGTCCTCGTAACGTTGTGTTTGATATCTTCACTGGGAATGGTCAGGATATGGTGTTTACGGTTTATGGAGACCATTGGCGTAAGATGCGTAGAATCATGACGTTACCGTTTTTTACAAATAAAGTGGTGCATAATTATAGTGGCATGTGGGAGGATGAGATGGATTTTGTGGTTCGTGACCTTAAGAGTAATAAGAAGTTTCAATCAGAAGGGATAGTGATCAGAAAGCGTTTGCAGTTGATGTTGTACAATATCATGTATAGAATGATGTTTGATACAAAGTTTGAGTCTCAGGATGATCCTTTGTTCATCGAAGCTACTCGATTCAACTCAGAAAGGAGTCGGTTGGCACAAAGCTTTGAGTACAACTATGGAGATTTTATTCCTCTTCTCAGACCATTTTTGAGAGGTTACTTGAACAAGTGTAGAGATTTGCAAAGTAGGCGGTTGGACTTTTTCAACAAAAACTATGTTGAGAAAAGAAg AAAGATAATGGCTACTAATGGAGATAAACACAAGATAACTTGTGCCATGGATCATATCATAGACGCTCAATTGAAAGGTGAGATAAGTGAAGAGAATGTGATTTACATCGTAGAGAACATCAACGTGGCTGCGATAGAAACAACACTATGGTCAATGGAATGGGCAATAGCCGAGCTAGTGAATCATCCCGAAATCCAACACAAGATCCGAGAGGAGATTGCTAATGTCCTAAAAGGAAAGGAAGTGACTGAATCAAACCTTCATGAATTGCCATACTTACAAGCAACAGTGAAAGAAACACTTAGGTTGCACACTCCAATACCGTTGTTAGTGCCACATATGAACTTGGAAGAGGCGAAACTTGGAGGATACACCATTCCAAAGGAATCCAAGGTGGTGGTGAATGCATGGTGGCTAGCTAATAACCCCGAGTGGTGGAAAACTCCAGAGGAGTTTAGGCCAGAGAGGTTCTTCGAAGAAGAAAATGGAACTGAAGCTGTTGCTGCAGGAAAAGTGGATTATCGATTCTTACCCTTTGGAGTTGGAAGGAGAAGTTGTCCTGGAATTGTTTTGGCAATGCCAATCTTAGGACTCATTGTTGCCAAGTTGGTTTCAAAGTTTGAAATGAAGCCTCCTAGTGGGATGAATAAGATTGATGTCACAGAAAAAGGAGGACAATTCAGTCTGCATATCGCCAACCATTCAACCGTTGTTTTTAACCCCATTAGTACTTAA